One window of the Notolabrus celidotus isolate fNotCel1 chromosome 23, fNotCel1.pri, whole genome shotgun sequence genome contains the following:
- the poln gene encoding DNA polymerase nu isoform X9, with amino-acid sequence MLDGGQFVEALGRLGYPGASSLKGSEFDWLFDCAPENLHFLRFVCRTLNRSNVLTTEEVRAFQELRKSGKPILDEAALGEVLKTIGPSDGSSASILGPSFASSSSVFAAEEDVATEDLEAELQALRKEKELKQKRFNRLQVAATSRADVDLRLTAELESAACKLKEASASIGAENADTNTLLQNLTEEVSKLSSYLPVQDAKQRGSEEPMAPSISKHPAVLLSQLPLDLYLHQEELNTKTLTAFTQKHFFQGISDIVETSCSERFQVLDLSLCKDGEEEENEPEGSEREERMVERRRTEMARLQWSHIVAQHQLMKATAEEKSLIAGLDWLSEKSSTKSISTSSSLHVREVVSRKELQAVEAELEALLHGPVPATLRESARLLNVPVVRGDLDLQVARQDYYTSRQNRVRDFLLRQKASFDLVRLAQEMELRRWRTCLKQLGDVYSRLSKEGEAATLRIESLAQPELAINPRPNPIICSKDAAFSRLLQILDHNSDHTRSEPFRTYEALDQAAKDLAGNLQVTREALAGAGREQHYTAARLYSDCEALHRAMYTELQQLVLGPQVCPTASADQELLCPYAQELTTKLGETESQLQSLQLLMQEIMGEVKAKRSQLERNALLRRERDLYVYFHLDARLLQKVVEDLEGKMTRK; translated from the exons ATGTTAGACGGTGGCCAGTTTGTGGAGGCCCTGGGCCGTCTAGGGTATCCCGGTGCATCGTCACTGAAGGGCTCCGAGTTCGATTGGCTGTTCGACTGCGCTCCGGAGAACCTTCACTTCTTGCGCTTCGTCTGTCGGACCCTCAACCGGAGCAACGTTCTCACCACAGAGGAAGTGCGTGCTTTCCAGGAGCTAAGGAAGTCCGGCAAGCCGATTCTGGATGAAGCAGCTTTGGGCGAAGTCCTGAAAACCATCGGACCTTCAGACGGGAGCAGTGCCAGCATTTTAGGCCCCTCTTTTGCATCCTCATCTTCCGTgtttgcagcagaggaggatgtGGCCACAGAGGACTTGGAGGCAGAACTCCAGGCTCTGCGTAAAGAGAAAGAGCTGAAGCAAAAACGCTTCAACCGGCTGCAGGTTGCAGCAACCTCCCGTGCAGATGTTGACCTGCGCCTCACTGCAGAGCTGGAGAGTGCTGCTTGCAAGCTAAAGGAGGCGAGTGCTTCCATTGGAGCTGAGAATGCCGACACCAACACTCTTCTGCAGAACctaacagaagaggtgtctaAGCTGTCTTCATACCTACCAGTTCAGGACGCCAAGCAAAGAGGATCAGAAGAACCTATGGCTCCATCTATCTCCAAACACCCCGCTGTGCTCCTCTCTCAGCTGCCTTTGGACCTCTACCTGCATCAGGAGGAGCTCAACACCAAAACACTCACCGCCTTCACACAGAAGCATTTCTTCCAGGGCATCTCCGACATCGTTGAGACGTCCTGCTCTGAGCGCTTTCAGGTGCTCGACCTCAGTTTATGcaaagatggagaggaagaagagaatgaGCCTGAAGGGAGTGAGAGGGAGGAGCGGATGGTGGAGCGTAGGAGGACGGAGATGGCCAGGCTTCAGTGGTCCCATATTGTGGCTCAGCATCAGCTGATGAAGGccacagcagaggagaagagcCTCATAGCTGGGCTGGACTGGCTCTCTGAGAAGTCTTCTACTAAG agcatctccacctcctcctcactgcATGTCCGGGAGGTTGTATCCAGGAAGGAGCTGCAGGCGGTGGAAGCGGAACTGGAGGCTCTGCTCCATGGACCTGTACCTGCCACCCTGAGGGAGTCGGCCAGGCTGCTTAATGTGCCTGTCGTGAGGGGAGACCTGGACCTGCAAGTGGCAAGACAGGACTACTACACCTCCAGACAGAATCGG GTACGGGACTTCCTACTCCGCCAGAAGGCATCCTTTGACCTGGTGCGCCTGGCTCAGGAGATGGAgctgaggaggtggaggacgtGTCTAAAGCAGCTGGGAGATGTATACAGCAGACTGTCGAAGGAAGGTGAAGCTGCAACCCTGAGAATCGAGTCCCTTGCACAGCCTGAACTGGCTATCAACCCGAGGCCAAACCCGATCATCTGCAGCAAGGATGCAGCCTTCAGCAG ACTGCTCCAGATCCTTGACCACAATTCAGACCACACTCGATCAGAGCCTTTCCGTACGTACGAGGCTCTGGATCAGGCTGCTAAGGACCTCGCAGGAAACCTCCAGGTGACCCGAGAGGCTCTGGCAGGGGCCGGCCGGGAGCAGCACTACACCGCAGCTCGTCTCTACAGCGACTGTGAGGCGCTCCACAGGGCCATGTACACCGAGCTCCAGCAGCTGGTCTTAGGGCCGCAGGTATGTCCAACGGCCTCTGCTGACCAGGAGCTGCTCTGTCCCTATGCACAG GAGCTCACGACCAAGCTTGGGGAAACCGAATCTCAGCTGCAGAGTTTGCAGCTTTTAATGCAAGAGATCATGGGGGAAGTGAAAGCCAAGCGTTCCCAGCTTGAGCGCAACGCCCTCCTCCGGCGGGAGAGGGACTTATACGTCTACTTTCACTTGGATGCACGCCTGCTGCAGAAAGTGGTGGAGGATTTGGAGGGCAAAATGACGAGGAAATAG
- the poln gene encoding DNA polymerase nu isoform X10, which yields MLDGGQFVEALGRLGYPGASSLKGSEFDWLFDCAPENLHFLRFVCRTLNRSNVLTTEEVRAFQELRKSGKPILDEAALGEVLKTIGPSDGSSASILGPSFASSSSVFAAEEDVATEDLEAELQALRKEKELKQKRFNRLQVAATSRADVDLRLTAELESAACKLKEASASIGAENADTNTLLQNLTEEVSKLSSYLPVQDAKQRGSEEPMAPSISKHPAVLLSQLPLDLYLHQEELNTKTLTAFTQKHFFQGISDIVETSCSERFQVLDLSLCKDGEEEENEPEGSEREERMVERRRTEMARLQWSHIVAQHQLMKATAEEKSLIAGLDWLSEKSSTKSISTSSSLHVREVVSRKELQAVEAELEALLHGPVPATLRESARLLNVPVVRGDLDLQVARQDYYTSRQNRVRDFLLRQKASFDLVRLAQEMELRRWRTCLKQLGDVYSRLSKEGEAATLRIESLAQPELAINPRPNPIICSKDAAFSRLLQILDHNSDHTRSEPFRTYEALDQAAKDLAGNLQVTREALAGAGREQHYTAARLYSDCEALHRAMYTELQQLVLGPQELTTKLGETESQLQSLQLLMQEIMGEVKAKRSQLERNALLRRERDLYVYFHLDARLLQKVVEDLEGKMTRK from the exons ATGTTAGACGGTGGCCAGTTTGTGGAGGCCCTGGGCCGTCTAGGGTATCCCGGTGCATCGTCACTGAAGGGCTCCGAGTTCGATTGGCTGTTCGACTGCGCTCCGGAGAACCTTCACTTCTTGCGCTTCGTCTGTCGGACCCTCAACCGGAGCAACGTTCTCACCACAGAGGAAGTGCGTGCTTTCCAGGAGCTAAGGAAGTCCGGCAAGCCGATTCTGGATGAAGCAGCTTTGGGCGAAGTCCTGAAAACCATCGGACCTTCAGACGGGAGCAGTGCCAGCATTTTAGGCCCCTCTTTTGCATCCTCATCTTCCGTgtttgcagcagaggaggatgtGGCCACAGAGGACTTGGAGGCAGAACTCCAGGCTCTGCGTAAAGAGAAAGAGCTGAAGCAAAAACGCTTCAACCGGCTGCAGGTTGCAGCAACCTCCCGTGCAGATGTTGACCTGCGCCTCACTGCAGAGCTGGAGAGTGCTGCTTGCAAGCTAAAGGAGGCGAGTGCTTCCATTGGAGCTGAGAATGCCGACACCAACACTCTTCTGCAGAACctaacagaagaggtgtctaAGCTGTCTTCATACCTACCAGTTCAGGACGCCAAGCAAAGAGGATCAGAAGAACCTATGGCTCCATCTATCTCCAAACACCCCGCTGTGCTCCTCTCTCAGCTGCCTTTGGACCTCTACCTGCATCAGGAGGAGCTCAACACCAAAACACTCACCGCCTTCACACAGAAGCATTTCTTCCAGGGCATCTCCGACATCGTTGAGACGTCCTGCTCTGAGCGCTTTCAGGTGCTCGACCTCAGTTTATGcaaagatggagaggaagaagagaatgaGCCTGAAGGGAGTGAGAGGGAGGAGCGGATGGTGGAGCGTAGGAGGACGGAGATGGCCAGGCTTCAGTGGTCCCATATTGTGGCTCAGCATCAGCTGATGAAGGccacagcagaggagaagagcCTCATAGCTGGGCTGGACTGGCTCTCTGAGAAGTCTTCTACTAAG agcatctccacctcctcctcactgcATGTCCGGGAGGTTGTATCCAGGAAGGAGCTGCAGGCGGTGGAAGCGGAACTGGAGGCTCTGCTCCATGGACCTGTACCTGCCACCCTGAGGGAGTCGGCCAGGCTGCTTAATGTGCCTGTCGTGAGGGGAGACCTGGACCTGCAAGTGGCAAGACAGGACTACTACACCTCCAGACAGAATCGG GTACGGGACTTCCTACTCCGCCAGAAGGCATCCTTTGACCTGGTGCGCCTGGCTCAGGAGATGGAgctgaggaggtggaggacgtGTCTAAAGCAGCTGGGAGATGTATACAGCAGACTGTCGAAGGAAGGTGAAGCTGCAACCCTGAGAATCGAGTCCCTTGCACAGCCTGAACTGGCTATCAACCCGAGGCCAAACCCGATCATCTGCAGCAAGGATGCAGCCTTCAGCAG ACTGCTCCAGATCCTTGACCACAATTCAGACCACACTCGATCAGAGCCTTTCCGTACGTACGAGGCTCTGGATCAGGCTGCTAAGGACCTCGCAGGAAACCTCCAGGTGACCCGAGAGGCTCTGGCAGGGGCCGGCCGGGAGCAGCACTACACCGCAGCTCGTCTCTACAGCGACTGTGAGGCGCTCCACAGGGCCATGTACACCGAGCTCCAGCAGCTGGTCTTAGGGCCGCAG GAGCTCACGACCAAGCTTGGGGAAACCGAATCTCAGCTGCAGAGTTTGCAGCTTTTAATGCAAGAGATCATGGGGGAAGTGAAAGCCAAGCGTTCCCAGCTTGAGCGCAACGCCCTCCTCCGGCGGGAGAGGGACTTATACGTCTACTTTCACTTGGATGCACGCCTGCTGCAGAAAGTGGTGGAGGATTTGGAGGGCAAAATGACGAGGAAATAG
- the LOC117807166 gene encoding prostaglandin reductase 1-like yields the protein MVQAKSWVLIKHFDGFPKNSDFELKVEELREPKDGEVLLEAVFLSVDPYMRPFSAFRMKEGDVMIGTQVAKVIQSKNPAFTVGSHVISRDGWRTHSLSNGTELVPVMPDWPKDVSLSLALGGIGMPGLTALYGIEEVLGLKKGETLLVNAAAGAVGSVVGQIAKIKGCKVVGSAGSDAKVAFLKELGFDDAFNYKTVGSLEEALKKASPEGYDCFFENVGGPSSSVALQQMKNFGRIAVCGAISTYNDTTPQTGPFPHFIMIVKQLKMEGFMQSRWEHKHPESLKRLIGWFKEGKLQCREHLTKGFENMPAAFMGLLQGDNIGKAVIAV from the exons ATGGTCCAAGCTAAGTCCTGGGTCCTGATCAAGCACTTTGATGGCTTCCCCAAGAACAGCGACTTCGAGCTCAAAGTGGAGGAGCTCCGTGAGCCCAAAGATGGAG AGGTGCTCTTAGAAGCAGTGTTTCTCAGTGTTGACCCGTACATGAG GCCGTTCAGTGCATTTCGCATGAAAGAGGGAGATGTGATGATTGGGACTCAAGTGGCCAA AGTGATTCAAAGTAAGAACCCAGCGTTTACCGTCGGAAGCCATGTTATCAGTCGTGACGGCTGGAGGACCCACTCCCTCAGTAACGGGACGGAGCTCGTTCCCGTCATGCCCGACTGGCCGAAGGACGTCTCGCTTTCCCTGGCTCTGGGTGGCATCGGCATGCCGGG ACTGACGGCTCTGTACGGGATTGAAGAAGTCTTGGGCCTCAAGAAAGGCGAGACCCTCCTTGTGAACGCCGCAGCGGGGGCGGTGGGCTCTGTAGTGGGCCAGATCGCCAAAATCAAAGGTTGTAAGGTGGTCGGTTCAGCCGGGTCCGATGCAAAGGTGGCTTTCCTTAAAGAACTGGGCTTCGACGATGCTTTCAACTATAAGACGGTTGGTTCTCTGGAGGAGGCGCTGAAGAAGGCGTCTCCTGAGGGATATGACTGCTTCTTTGAAAAC GTTGGAGGTCCTTCTTCAAGTGTGGCCTTGCAACAGATGAAGAACTTTGGAAGAATAGCTGTGTGTGGAGCTATTTCTACATACAATGACACCACCCCTCAGACAG gcCCGTTCCCACACTTTATCATGATCGTCAAGCAGCTGAAGATGGAGGGCTTCATGCAGAGCAGGTGGGAGCACAAGCACCCCGAGTCCCTGAAGAGGCTGATTGGATGGTTTAAAGAG GGTAAACTGCAGTGTCGGGAGCACTTGACGAAAGGCTTTGAAAACATGCCAGCTGCATTTATGGGGCTGCTGCAGGGAGATAACATCGGCAAGGCTGTCATCGCGGTCTGA